A portion of the Polaribacter cellanae genome contains these proteins:
- a CDS encoding FG-GAP-like repeat-containing protein produces MKNLILFIALSFSLGLTAQKTIYVNVNTSGGNKDGTSWANAYTNLQNAITTAKSGDEIWVAKGTYKPTSGTDQTISFVIPEGVKLLGGFNGTEKFANKSDWRHNKTFLSGDLNGNNTADAGDSHTIVRMIKNKATLSGFIISYSFADGAESTPAFVGRTGGGVYNAGNNHITNCIFQHNTAQGNATNGVGGAIVSFSGNLSVTNDLFYQNTASANGGAISVEGGTITLTNATIADNTANKGGGVHFFYGNLIAVNTIFTQNTGTNGNINNDGGPGTATVSHSLFYNTTTGNNGKIPPKIKDNGNNLENTDPIYNSIKNINGYQLTKSSPAVGKGVYEYKAPSIFTEVTGTGLPNVDFSSVAFGDIDNDGDLDVLITGNSTGNTKISKTYTNDGNGNYTEKQSLIGIDQSSVAFGDIDNDGDVDILLTGRSSSGEITKTYTNDGNGNFTEKQSLIAIHQGSVAFGDIDNDGDLDILLSSGHPSSRKITKTYTNDGNGNFTEKQSLIGVSYGSVTFGDMDNDGDLDILLTGHTGTGSGIISKTYINDGNGNFTEKQSLTGVYHSSVAFGDIENDGDLDILITGYTDTGSKVISKTYTNDGNGNFTEKQSLTGVFQSSVAFGDMDNDGDLDILLSGQSSSEKISKTYTNDGSGNFTEKQNLIVGDRGSVAFGDIDNDGDLDILITGNTKIKRFTERNRFTKIYKNSNSTSNTKPTAPNNLTAVINKNDTATLSWTASTDNETKSTGLSYNVYIKENPVGTPKFVKSPMANENNGWRKLPALGNAQQNTSYNFKLPASSCGKTFNFKVQAIDPNFVGSAFSSEKSFSVSPKIIYVNANATGKNNGTSWVNAYTSLQDGIKNAGFCGDEIWVAKGTYTPGNKRTDAFTPPANIKIYGGFNGTETALNQRNWKANPMILSGEIGAAGNADNSYTLLKIEDKNKITIDGLIFENAFADNKNSLSGRTGAGIYINKASNINIDHCIFRNLTAKPTGANGVGAGIVVYESTASVKVNNSLFYNNTATYGGAISVETGAQLDLVNCTLVNNTATNTGGGLHSANSANVVNITNSVFSGNTGTVKNANGSGLTINNSYLQGENPTGTANIDGTTITDPLFVNVANNDFSLKENSPLVDVGNNTANKSTKDLAGNSRVFNTTIDLGAYEYKTPLFTEVTTTGLPNVNAGSVAFGDIDNDGDLDVLLSGYSNGNIIITKTYTNDGNGNFTEKQNLIGVSYSSVAFGDIDNDGDLDILLTGFTGSKRISKTYTNDGNGNFTEKQSLIGVSYSSVAFGDIDNDGDVDILLTGRSSSGEITKTYTNDGKGNFTEKQSLIGVYKSSVAFGDIDNDGDVDILLSGTLSSGVISKIYTNDGNGTFIEKQSLAGIVGSSVAFGDIDNDGDLDFVLTLGRSGTKIYINDGNGNFTEKQSLIGVYRASVAFGDTDNDGDLDIVITGKSSSGKVSKIYTNNGNGNFTEKQSLTEVNNSSVAFGDIDNDGDLDILLTGFTKSGRVTKIYKNNSSTSNTKPTAPNNLTAVINKNDTATLSWTASTDNETKSTGLSYNVYIKETPVGTPKFVKSPMANENNGWRKLPALGNAQQNTSYNFKLPASSCGKTFNFKVQAIDPNFAGSAFSTKKSFTVSATAKTIYVNTNATGKNDGTSWVNAYNSLQDGVKNAGFCGDEIWVAKGIYKPGNNRTDAFTPPANTKIYGGFNGTETALNQRNWAENPTIISGEIGAAGNADNSYTLLKIEDKNKITIDGLIFENANANADVGIFDDQLGAGIYNYNSNNTTIKNCVFRNNNALLGTAIYHRSGTGTSYTNCLFFNNTAEKSNPVFVDYGKVSFINCSMVNNTPTTKGKGIIGNYRGTVTLTNSIIAGNHTITDNPNTELIDSGSFTVNYSYLKGENPTGTNNINGTTLTDPLFVNAKTNNYNLQANSPLLNLGDNTVNTQTKDLAGNSRVFNTTIDLGAYEYDALLSNWTGATNSNWNDATNWSNGIPTLNSTGVIKNVSKLPIINVNAKAKDIVVENGATLSINAGKSLSVERNLSNNSGAVIINSNDKSSASLLVNGLVTGNITYNRYVDEDPTAVNKWHLVGAPVIGQSMNNFATDINNELRKSLDKTKYAIAHYNNNNSIPPSPWEYELVANITTAGDFINGKGYGMLRQKSGNFAFTGTYKNTNASIPVTQGANSKWNLIANPYPAFIPISNALAVDNFLTINASELNPTNIAIFLWNGTEYKPYNHLKTAIEYIAPGQGFFIESKNGGGTINIPKSILTHQKSNTFKKSSGQQHASFDVEVKVNQQLNDTEITKSTEIIYKKGTTKGLDPGYDAGLFTGTTDFFKVYTHLVNSDGKKYALQGLPPTHIQKMVIPLGVDAKANAKLTFYVNAKNTPKGITIYLEDKKYNTYTPLNKTDDSYKIQLQTTQSGVGRFYLHTSKKTLGLKQEEELVNTSMFISNRTLTILRASGKIAKITLYNILGKEIFTKQFKVKKQNTILLPANIKTGFYLASLKDEKGKITKKIVLK; encoded by the coding sequence ATGAAAAATTTAATACTTTTTATAGCATTGTCCTTTTCTTTAGGACTTACCGCTCAAAAGACCATTTATGTAAATGTTAATACCTCTGGTGGAAATAAAGATGGTACCTCTTGGGCAAATGCTTACACCAATTTGCAAAATGCCATTACAACTGCAAAAAGTGGCGACGAAATTTGGGTCGCTAAAGGGACTTACAAACCAACATCGGGTACAGACCAAACTATTTCTTTTGTAATACCAGAAGGCGTTAAACTCTTAGGAGGGTTTAATGGTACAGAAAAATTCGCAAATAAAAGCGATTGGAGACATAACAAAACTTTTTTAAGTGGCGATTTAAATGGTAACAATACTGCAGATGCAGGAGATAGCCACACCATTGTTCGTATGATAAAAAACAAAGCAACACTAAGTGGTTTTATTATAAGCTATTCGTTTGCAGATGGTGCAGAAAGCACACCTGCCTTTGTTGGAAGAACTGGAGGTGGAGTTTATAACGCTGGTAATAACCACATTACTAATTGTATATTTCAGCATAATACTGCACAAGGCAATGCAACCAATGGTGTTGGAGGGGCAATTGTTAGCTTTTCAGGGAATTTAAGCGTTACCAATGATTTATTTTACCAAAACACCGCTTCTGCAAATGGAGGGGCAATTTCTGTTGAAGGTGGTACAATTACTCTTACCAATGCCACCATTGCAGATAATACTGCAAATAAAGGTGGAGGCGTACATTTCTTTTACGGAAACCTTATAGCTGTAAATACTATTTTTACACAAAATACTGGAACTAACGGAAACATTAACAACGATGGAGGTCCTGGTACAGCAACAGTTTCTCATTCATTATTTTACAACACCACAACAGGAAACAATGGTAAAATACCCCCTAAGATTAAAGATAATGGAAACAATTTAGAAAACACAGACCCTATTTACAACAGTATAAAAAACATTAATGGCTATCAACTAACAAAAAGTTCACCTGCAGTAGGAAAAGGGGTTTATGAGTACAAAGCACCTTCTATTTTTACAGAAGTAACAGGTACAGGACTACCGAATGTAGATTTTAGTTCTGTAGCTTTTGGTGACATCGACAACGATGGCGATTTAGATGTTCTAATTACTGGAAACTCTACAGGAAACACTAAAATTTCTAAAACCTATACCAACGATGGCAATGGAAACTATACCGAAAAACAAAGCTTAATAGGAATTGATCAAAGTTCTGTTGCCTTTGGAGATATCGACAACGATGGCGATGTAGATATTTTACTCACTGGAAGATCCTCAAGTGGGGAAATTACGAAAACCTATACCAACGATGGCAATGGAAACTTTACCGAAAAACAAAGTTTAATAGCTATTCATCAAGGTTCTGTAGCCTTTGGAGATATTGACAACGATGGTGATTTAGATATTTTACTTTCTTCTGGACACCCCTCAAGTAGAAAAATTACGAAAACCTATACCAACGATGGCAATGGAAACTTTACCGAAAAACAAAGTTTAATAGGAGTTAGTTATGGTTCCGTAACTTTTGGAGATATGGATAACGATGGCGATTTAGATATTTTACTCACTGGACATACAGGAACAGGAAGTGGAATAATTTCGAAAACCTATATCAACGATGGTAATGGAAACTTTACCGAAAAACAAAGTTTAACAGGAGTTTATCATAGTTCTGTTGCCTTTGGTGACATTGAAAATGATGGCGATTTAGATATTTTAATCACTGGATATACAGATACAGGAAGTAAAGTAATTTCGAAAACCTATACCAACGATGGCAATGGAAACTTTACCGAAAAACAAAGCTTAACAGGAGTTTTTCAAAGTTCTGTTGCCTTTGGAGATATGGATAACGATGGCGATTTAGATATTTTACTCTCTGGACAATCCTCAAGTGAAAAAATTTCGAAAACCTATACCAATGATGGCAGTGGAAACTTTACCGAAAAACAAAATTTAATAGTTGGTGATCGAGGCTCTGTAGCTTTTGGTGACATCGACAACGATGGCGATTTAGATATTTTAATTACTGGAAATACAAAAATTAAGAGATTTACAGAAAGAAATAGATTTACTAAAATCTATAAAAATAGTAACAGCACCTCTAACACAAAACCCACAGCACCAAACAACCTAACAGCCGTTATCAATAAAAACGATACAGCCACCTTGTCTTGGACTGCTAGTACAGATAACGAAACAAAAAGCACAGGCTTAAGCTACAATGTATATATTAAAGAAAACCCTGTAGGCACTCCTAAATTTGTAAAAAGCCCAATGGCTAACGAAAATAATGGTTGGCGTAAACTCCCTGCTTTAGGAAATGCACAACAAAATACAAGTTACAATTTCAAACTACCTGCCTCTTCTTGTGGTAAAACATTCAATTTTAAAGTACAAGCCATCGACCCTAATTTTGTAGGTTCTGCTTTTTCTTCGGAAAAGAGTTTTTCTGTAAGTCCTAAAATCATTTATGTAAATGCAAATGCAACAGGTAAAAATAATGGAACTTCTTGGGTAAATGCTTATACTAGCTTACAAGATGGGATAAAAAATGCAGGGTTTTGTGGTGATGAAATTTGGGTAGCAAAAGGCACTTATACTCCAGGAAATAAAAGAACCGATGCTTTTACACCTCCTGCAAATATAAAAATATATGGAGGGTTTAACGGAACAGAAACGGCTTTAAACCAACGTAACTGGAAAGCAAACCCAATGATTCTTTCAGGAGAAATTGGTGCTGCAGGAAATGCAGACAACAGCTACACTTTATTAAAAATTGAAGACAAAAATAAAATAACTATTGATGGCCTTATTTTTGAAAATGCTTTTGCAGACAATAAAAATAGTTTATCAGGCAGAACAGGAGCAGGAATTTATATTAATAAAGCAAGCAACATTAACATAGACCATTGTATTTTTAGAAATTTAACCGCGAAACCCACAGGAGCCAATGGCGTTGGAGCAGGCATTGTTGTCTATGAAAGTACAGCATCTGTAAAAGTAAACAATAGTTTGTTTTATAATAATACAGCCACCTATGGAGGTGCGATATCTGTAGAAACAGGTGCACAATTAGATTTAGTGAATTGTACATTGGTAAACAATACAGCAACGAACACTGGTGGTGGTTTACATAGTGCTAATTCAGCAAATGTAGTTAACATTACAAACAGTGTTTTTAGCGGTAATACAGGAACTGTAAAAAATGCCAATGGAAGTGGTTTAACTATAAACAACAGTTATTTACAAGGTGAAAATCCAACTGGAACAGCAAATATAGATGGTACAACCATAACCGACCCTTTATTTGTAAATGTAGCTAACAACGATTTTAGTTTAAAAGAAAATTCACCATTAGTAGATGTTGGAAACAATACCGCAAATAAGAGCACCAAAGATTTAGCAGGAAATTCTCGTGTTTTTAATACCACCATAGATTTAGGAGCGTATGAGTATAAAACACCTCTTTTTACAGAAGTTACAACTACAGGGCTACCTAATGTTAATGCTGGATCCGTAGCTTTTGGAGATATTGACAATGATGGCGATTTAGATGTTTTACTTTCTGGATATTCCAATGGAAATATAATAATTACGAAAACCTATACCAACGATGGCAATGGAAACTTTACCGAAAAACAAAATTTAATAGGAGTTAGTTATAGTTCTGTTGCTTTTGGTGACATCGACAACGATGGTGATTTAGATATTTTGCTCACTGGGTTTACAGGAAGTAAAAGAATTTCGAAAACCTATACCAACGATGGCAATGGAAACTTTACCGAAAAACAAAGTTTAATAGGAGTTAGTTATAGTTCCGTAGCTTTTGGAGATATCGACAACGATGGCGATGTAGATATTTTACTCACTGGAAGATCCTCAAGTGGGGAAATTACGAAAACCTATACCAACGATGGCAAGGGAAACTTTACCGAAAAACAAAGTTTAATAGGTGTATATAAAAGTTCTGTAGCCTTTGGTGATATAGACAACGATGGCGATGTAGATATTTTGCTCTCTGGAACATTATCAAGTGGAGTAATTTCTAAAATCTATACCAACGATGGCAATGGAACCTTTATCGAAAAACAAAGTCTTGCAGGAATTGTTGGAAGTTCTGTTGCCTTTGGAGACATCGACAACGATGGCGATTTAGATTTTGTACTTACACTGGGTAGAAGTGGTACGAAAATCTATATCAACGATGGTAATGGAAACTTTACCGAAAAACAAAGTTTAATTGGTGTTTATCGAGCTTCTGTTGCCTTTGGAGATACCGATAACGATGGCGACTTAGATATTGTAATCACTGGAAAATCCTCAAGTGGAAAGGTTTCTAAAATCTATACCAACAATGGCAATGGAAACTTTACCGAAAAACAAAGTCTCACAGAAGTTAATAATAGTTCTGTAGCTTTTGGAGACATCGACAACGATGGCGATTTAGATATTTTACTTACTGGTTTTACAAAAAGTGGAAGGGTTACTAAAATCTATAAAAATAACAGTAGCACCTCTAACACAAAACCCACAGCACCAAACAACCTAACAGCTGTTATCAATAAAAACGATACAGCCACCTTGTCTTGGACTGCCAGTACAGATAACGAAACAAAAAGCACAGGCTTAAGCTACAATGTATATATAAAAGAAACTCCTGTGGGCACTCCTAAATTTGTAAAAAGCCCAATGGCTAACGAAAATAATGGTTGGCGCAAACTCCCTGCTCTAGGAAATGCACAACAAAATACAAGTTACAATTTCAAACTACCTGCCTCTTCTTGTGGCAAAACATTCAATTTTAAAGTACAAGCCATCGACCCTAATTTTGCAGGTTCTGCTTTTTCTACAAAGAAGAGTTTTACTGTAAGTGCTACTGCTAAAACCATTTATGTAAACACAAATGCAACAGGTAAAAATGATGGAACTTCTTGGGTAAATGCTTATAATAGTTTACAAGATGGGGTAAAAAATGCAGGGTTTTGTGGTGATGAAATTTGGGTCGCCAAAGGCATTTACAAACCAGGAAATAACAGAACCGATGCTTTTACGCCTCCTGCAAATACAAAGATATATGGAGGATTTAACGGAACAGAAACGGCTTTAAACCAACGTAATTGGGCAGAAAACCCAACCATAATCTCAGGAGAAATTGGTGCTGCAGGAAATGCAGACAACAGCTACACTTTATTAAAAATTGAAGACAAAAATAAAATAACTATTGATGGCCTTATTTTTGAAAATGCCAATGCCAATGCCGATGTTGGTATTTTTGATGACCAATTAGGGGCTGGAATTTACAATTATAATTCAAATAATACGACCATTAAAAATTGTGTTTTTAGAAACAACAATGCCCTTTTAGGAACTGCCATATACCATCGTTCTGGAACAGGAACCAGTTATACAAATTGCTTGTTTTTTAACAATACTGCAGAAAAGTCAAACCCTGTTTTTGTAGATTATGGTAAGGTGTCATTCATTAATTGTAGTATGGTTAATAATACCCCAACCACCAAAGGAAAAGGAATTATTGGAAATTATAGAGGAACAGTAACCTTAACCAATTCTATTATTGCAGGGAATCATACCATAACAGACAATCCGAATACCGAATTAATCGATTCAGGGAGTTTTACTGTTAATTATAGCTATTTAAAAGGTGAAAATCCAACAGGAACAAATAATATAAATGGTACAACCCTAACCGACCCTTTATTTGTAAATGCGAAAACGAATAATTACAACTTACAAGCCAACTCTCCTTTATTAAACTTAGGAGACAATACCGTTAACACACAAACCAAAGATTTAGCAGGAAATTCTCGTGTTTTTAATACCACCATAGATTTGGGAGCGTATGAGTATGATGCCCTTTTAAGCAATTGGACAGGCGCAACAAATTCCAATTGGAACGACGCTACAAACTGGTCGAATGGAATTCCTACTTTAAATTCAACAGGAGTTATAAAAAATGTCTCTAAGCTTCCGATTATCAATGTAAATGCGAAAGCAAAAGATATTGTTGTAGAAAATGGCGCAACACTTTCTATAAACGCTGGAAAAAGCCTTTCTGTGGAACGAAATTTAAGCAACAACTCAGGAGCTGTAATTATAAATTCTAATGATAAAAGCAGTGCTTCTTTATTAGTAAACGGACTTGTAACTGGAAACATAACCTACAACAGATATGTAGATGAAGACCCTACTGCTGTAAATAAATGGCATCTGGTAGGCGCACCTGTTATTGGGCAATCTATGAATAATTTTGCAACAGATATTAACAACGAATTACGTAAAAGTTTAGACAAAACGAAATATGCTATTGCTCATTATAATAACAATAATTCAATCCCTCCTTCTCCTTGGGAATATGAATTGGTGGCAAACATCACTACAGCCGGAGATTTTATAAATGGCAAAGGTTATGGAATGTTAAGACAAAAATCTGGAAACTTTGCTTTTACAGGAACTTATAAAAATACCAATGCCTCTATACCCGTAACACAAGGAGCTAATAGTAAATGGAATTTGATTGCAAACCCATACCCAGCTTTTATTCCAATTAGCAATGCTTTAGCTGTTGATAATTTTTTAACAATCAATGCAAGCGAGTTAAACCCAACAAATATTGCTATTTTCTTATGGAATGGTACTGAATATAAACCTTACAATCATTTAAAAACTGCCATAGAGTATATTGCTCCTGGTCAAGGGTTTTTTATTGAATCTAAAAATGGTGGTGGTACAATTAACATTCCTAAATCTATATTGACGCATCAAAAAAGCAATACTTTCAAAAAAAGTAGTGGACAGCAGCATGCTTCTTTTGATGTTGAAGTAAAGGTTAATCAACAATTAAATGATACCGAAATTACTAAAAGTACAGAAATTATTTATAAAAAAGGTACTACCAAAGGCTTAGATCCTGGGTATGATGCTGGTTTGTTTACAGGAACTACAGACTTTTTTAAAGTGTACACACATTTAGTAAATAGCGATGGCAAAAAATATGCCCTACAAGGCTTACCTCCTACTCATATTCAAAAAATGGTTATTCCATTAGGAGTTGATGCCAAAGCCAATGCAAAACTTACGTTTTATGTGAATGCTAAAAATACTCCCAAAGGAATTACCATTTATTTAGAAGACAAAAAATACAATACATATACCCCTTTGAACAAAACAGATGATTCTTATAAAATACAGCTACAAACCACTCAAAGTGGTGTAGGCCGTTTTTACTTACATACTTCTAAAAAAACTTTGGGGTTAAAACAAGAAGAAGAGCTTGTAAATACAAGCATGTTTATCTCTAACAGAACATTAACCATTCTAAGAGCTTCTGGAAAAATAGCCAAAATTACCTTATATAATATTTTAGGAAAGGAAATTTTTACAAAACAATTTAAGGTGAAAAAACAAAATACTATTCTGTTACCAGCTAACATAAAAACAGGCTTTTACTTAGCTAGTTTGAAAGATGAAAAAGGAAAAATTACAAAAAAAATAGTACTCAAATAA